In the Telopea speciosissima isolate NSW1024214 ecotype Mountain lineage chromosome 6, Tspe_v1, whole genome shotgun sequence genome, GATATTGGCTTCAATTTGTGTTTGGGCCGTGAATCTGCTACTGACACATTTTTAGGAAATGAAAGGTTCTTTAGTATACTCTATTGTCAGTTGATGAGTTCCTGAAACTTGTGAAATATAATGAAGGGTAGTATCCATAATCTCTATCCGTGTACAATTTAGGATGACTCATAACCATATTTTTTGGGATTACATGATTTTTTGAGAGTGAGGGCGGGCCTCGGCGCAACAGGAAGGTTGCttcattgcgacctagtggtcgtgggtttGAGTCAGGaagggagccttgtgcactgggtaagcGCTTGTACTTGATTTTTTGAGACTATGATCTGTGGAATCATATGGAAGTGTCATTTATCAAGATGGATATAGTATGTTAGACATGACAACCTCCAGAATCCTGAAATTGGGACGTGCTATATGTTTGAAGAAGTTCCAGTTGGAAGGGAAAAGGATCTGTGGCTTTTCAGGACTATTTTTCTTAGATTATGAAAGGGTACTTTTTGTGATTTTCTTATTTCTGGTCGGTGTATTATGTGTTGAAGGTTGAAAAGCAAGTCAATATTAAGGAAAATTAATGGTAATACCTAGTATATGCATATTTTTAGGTGTATTATAGTAATGCTAGTAAAGCAAGTAAAAGGGAAGTAATTAAAAGAACTTGAGGACAAAAAGTAAACATTGAACTGGAACCACAGTGAAATGCACAGCATAACAAAAAAGACATCCATCTATTATCTCTATGCAAGACATCAATTTTCTTCAATTGAGTATCCAACTGTGTCACATATGTCTGACTTGACATGTTTGGATCTGTGAATAACCTACAACTGTTGCATGAACCATATGTTCCAGTAGCCGAACTGGCAATAGACAATTTCATGTACAGTAGCCAGCAAAACATCCTTCTGGTGCTTCTGCTTGTCACTTAGCCTATTAACTCAttattgaattaattaattgattacttgtttatttattttttgtttcttttaagaTTTGGGTTGGAAGCATGATCTTTGTGACTAATTTGGGGCAGTTTTAATCAGTTACTTAGCTGCTTTGAATCATGGGAAGTTCATGCGGCAGCAATGTCGGGCATACGCAATCGAATTCTCCCTCCAAGTTTTTTGTCAGGAAACTCCATGGAGGCTGGTTTCTGTCTGTGGCTTCTTCATCCTTCTTCAAGGCCAACAACAAGGTAGTCACAGTCCACTTCGGCCAATTGCTCCATTTATGTTGTAAATTTCGAAATCTATGTATCCTTGATTCATTTGTGGTGGCACCCAAAAGCATGGCACGTATGGTTATGCATGCAGTTATAAAAATTTGTTGGAAGATAGTATTATTACACCTCACCACCAAATAACTGTTCAAAAAATGCATGGATATTACTGAAAATAAAGTGATTACTGAGAACTACTGACTATGTAGACTTAATGCAATTACAATCAAGCAACAATGAAGATTTCAATATTAAAGTTTGACTATCCATTGtttaataaaaaggaaaaacgaGGATCTAACTTTTATCTCAAATAAGACATCAACAACTACCTAACTACCATTTCTGACAGTCTTATGTTTTAGAAGATTAAATTCTCTTTTCCCTAGGCATACCTGCCTTCCGGGAGGGAAACATGCATCAAAGCCTTGTATATgattgttgagatgtgttacccgatattataagggtattttgggttttttatttatgatttatttatgtacttttgaacaagggtaggattgtaatttggtcacgacactgttcacgtgaacagtgtcgtgaatagtatcgtgaacagtgtttccctttgtaatctcttttattattactaCTATAAATAgggagcttgactgatctcattgatcattcaagccattcacgaaattcctgttttgttaacatggtatcagagccaaatacactctgatctaggttttcaaaacccacctccctcccttcgatttttttctccttccctccatcgagcttcttcccttcttctttcttcctttcttttggttcttcttctcccattagggcagccCTAttgaggtgatcgtaatgatctagctgctgccccaatatacctccttttttatgcctctgttttggatcgagtggagctgaagcactgtctgcgatttgaagattcctattttttttggagatcaggcctctacatctgtttcggctgcatcttctattgtgggatctttatttgatattgttctcgccctattcacttcatcagattggttgaagacctgaccccttatcgatctctcttctcggttttttcaaaaccacgacattaatcgatcttggggttgggctgctggttcctgctgcatctgattggcacccttgctgccttcattcgacatcattcccagcctacatatctgagatttttttactccaatacagcccttttctattgggggtcgattccagaattttttttggatattttttggctgtttgctgcttcattgaagattggttacctgctgcaatgactggttcagattcttcttcggcctcttctggcattgatggccagccccggactgattttcttccccttgcttccccaatcaaacttgatggctccaactacctgaagtggtctcggtctacctatttgacagtaGTTGGccgttggaagaggaggtttatatggatgttcctccgggtttttcctctgacaagacccatgggaaagtttgtaggctcaaaagggcactctatgggttgaagcaatctccacgggcatggtttggtaggtttcataaagccatggtctcctgtggatacaaacagagtcatgctgatcacactctgttcatcaagcgaaagggagaaaaggtcactcttctcatagtttatgttgatgacatagttgtgactggtaatgatacagatgaagtttctcacctgaaggctttcttgggacaggaatttgacataaaagatctaggacagctaagatattttcttgggattgaagttacCCGTTCTctaaaaggcatctttctctcccaaagaaagtatgttctagatttactatcagagactggtttgcttggttgtcatccttgtgacactcccttggaagctactacccgtctgcaagagaaggatggtgaacctgttgataagggcagatatcaacgattggtgggcaagctaatttatctctcccacaccagaccagatattgccattgtTGTGAGTCTTGtaagccaattcatgcatgatccttattccactcacatggctgctgttcttcgtattctccattacttgaagtcagctccaggaaaggggatccttttgtctcctcatgaccatcttcgcattgaggcttacacggATCTTGACGGGGTGGTAACCCCGACGGaaaatctacctccggctattgtacttttgttggaggaaatctagtcacatggcggagtaaaaagcaaaatgttgtggcaagatctagtcttgaagctgaattccgtgctatggcccggggcatatgtgagttactgtggcttcagagtttactccttgatattcgtggttctgttcatcttccaatgatgttgtactgtgataacaaagcaacaattagcattgcccacaatccagtgcagcatgaccgtaccaaacatgtggagattgacagacacttcatcaaggagaagttagagagtgggcagatttgtattccttttgtgaagtctggagatcaactagctgatgtcttcaccaaagggttgagtgggaagttgttttatcctagtctagtcaagttgggcatgtgtgatatctatgccccaacttgagggggagtgttgagatgtgttacccgatattataagggtattttgggttttttatttatgatttaattatgtacttttgaacaagggtaggattgtaatttgggatgtgacactgttcacgtgaacagtgtttccctttgtaatctcttttattattattattataaatagggagcttgactgatctcattgatcattcaagccattcacgaaattcctgttttgttaacaatgATGAATGTCCCCTCCCTTTATATTTGCCATTTTTTTAgaatccaaaaaagaaatataaattgCTAGTCACCCCTACTGTTTTGGCAATAGGCAGATTATCCCTGTGTTTTCTGAATACCACTCCCCAGCCATCTAAAGATGGGCCCACAGACCCTGCCATTAGCCATCATCATTTAATTTCACTTACTTAGCCCCAAGGGTGCACATGgcccttttcttctttattgttttattgGAAAACAAAAATTGCCCTTTTTTACCTCAATTTATTTTGTAGGATGAAACTCATTATTTCCCACAACTAAATCCAATTGTGATGAGATCTACTCTTTTAGCAGTTGCAGTGACACTCAATCGCCTTTCCTTTAGAACCCTGTGGGCATTTTAAGGACATCCACCCATCAGATGTTTGTGGTGAGAGTGACTCAGTACTTACCACTACGTGATCTAATGCTAGAGATGAGATATTATCATCTATTGTTTATAGTGATCTATCCACCTTTTACCCTTGAAATTTAACAGCTGAGATTAGAtccacccacattttttttatcACGCTAATCTCTCTAATCTACCCATACCCTCCATCGATCACAATCTTATTCTATATTATTGTAGTCAATGTCGGATCTGGCAGTTGTTTTAATTGTGCTTGCTCTTCAAGTTCCAACTTTTGTATATAGTCTGTTTCTTAATATTTATCTTTTGCAAACTTGTCAAGTTTATCGGAATAGTTGTCCTGTATTTTTAGAGATTAGACAGCGAATTCAATCTCATTgtgttctcccccccccctccccggAAATTGTTGAAAATCTGTTATATTTTGTGCTGACAGGGATATCTTGCAACATGAATTGGTACGTGAATCTCGAGAATTGTCATATGGAGGTGATTTGACATCATCTGTTGAGGAAGATGATGCTGACTCAGAGCTGTTACTGCATTTTCTTATATCTCTGAAGGAACAAAAGCAGAATCAGGCATCCAAGTTAGGTGAAGGCATTGGATCCTTAGAAGCAGATATACATGAGATTGAGAAGAGGAACTTATCAAAAACAACAAATGCTCTATCTCAAATGCTCAAGGAGTCCACCACTGCTAGAGAATTAGGTTTCCTTAAGGAACCTTTACGCTCAGATGCACTTTATAGGTTATctcccacgtctaataagaaggaagagaggttgATGAAGAATATAAGCCAGCTTGAAAATGTTTATTTCTCTATGAGGTCTCAAGTCCAGATTCAAGATACTGATGCTATAACACGCTCAGATAAAGAGTTGTTGAAGAACCGAGATAGATGGATCCCAATTCAAAATGAAAGTGAAGTGGGGGGCCTTAACCAAATTAATGATCCCCTTGGAGCATTTTTTAGTGGCTTATGCAAGTATGCTCGCTATAGTAAGTTTGAAGTTCGCGGGACATTAAGAAATGGGGATCTTCTCCACCCAGCAAATGTGATTTGCTCATTGAGTTTTGATCGGGATGAGGACTACTTTGCTACTGCTGGGgtatcaaaaaaaattaagatattTGAGTTCAATGCACTCCTCAATGATTATGTTGATATCCATTACCCAGTTATTGAGATGGCAAGCAAATCTAAGCTGAGTTGTGTTTGCTGGAACAACTATATTAAGAATTATTTGGCCTCGACTGATTATGAAGGTGTGGTTCAGGTGTGTATTTCTTTTGCATTAAATGGTTTTTCCTAAGGCAAAGTACTTCAGTCAGGATGGGTAGGCCTTTCGGGTCCCCATTAATCCTACCCTTCTCATAACATGTTAGAGATGCTGAGTGGCATTACATATTTCTATCAGTTCCAACTTGGAGGCATTATTCATTGTTTAAAATTAATTGGATTGAGTAGTGTGCTCCTGCTGGTAACAATTGGTCAATTTGCATCTCTATTCATGTATGTATAGAGAAGGGTGGGATTAATGGGGACCTGATAGGCCTACCCATCCTGGAATTCTGTATGTCCTGAAATAAGTGCATATCTTAAATTATTTCTACTTTCTACACATTAAAGATAAATAATGAATCAAAGAACAAGGATACAGTTCATTGGCCACACTTTTGCATATTAACTGCATGTTTTAGAGAGCTTCCCCAGCTTCTATTTTCGGATTCTAGAAGCCAGATTCTGATGAAAATGGAGGGTTAAGAAAGAGGTCATTCAATAAGATTTTTTTGATTGGAATCTTTAGCATTAGAAGCTGGAGAAATGGCCTGTCCCCTGCATCTGGAGAAAATGGCATTCAATGCGCCCAAGATACGAAATGAAATAATCTTATTGGGCGTACCATTTTTTACCCATAATCTGTATTCTGAGAATTGCAGAAGCAGAAGCACTACTCCTGGAGCAGCTTCTGCTCATAATCTGGGTGTGAGAAGCTCCCCCCAATATACCATAAGTACCTGGGTGATGCCTAGTTTTTGCCTGGCAGAtgcttcccctccccccccccccccccctcacacacacatacacacacaaaaagaaaaaaaaaaaatcacttccTTCCAAACCCAACTGCAAATAGAAAAGTTCAAGAGCTTTGGAGAATGACTTAGAGGAGGATCTGTTTGGTTTAGGAACTCACCATTGGAATTTAAAGCCTTGGACAGGTAAACTGGATAAAGCGGTTCTAATGAGCATACAGTTCTCCATACTGACGAGAAGTGTTTTTTTCAATAACTTAGATAATCTCTTGGTGAACTTCTTTGCCTTGGATGCCAAAATAGCATCTACTATATTTATTAATCGTTTTGTCTTTtattcaaacaactgttactcTTAATAGTTTTGTTATTTAAGCATTTGCCTTTTTCATGTATCATAATTTTGATTCACATGGATGGAGTGCAGTTATGGGATGCAAGCACTGGTCAAGGTTTTTCTCAATTTATAGATCATGAAAAGAGAGCTTGGGCTGTTGACTTCTCTCGGATGGACCCCACCAAATTAGCCAGTGGAAGTGATGACTTTTCTGTGAAAATATGGAGCATAAATGAGGCAtgcttttcctcctcttcaatcatttattttttgtctttacAAGTAAGAAAATCGGTAAACGAAAACCTGTGTTGAAATCAGTGTGAGTTctccattttctttgttttttatggaaGAAGGTGAAAGAATGCATGGAGATTCAGTTCAGCTAAGCCTTATGCGAACTACAAAAACACATGGAAACTctagaagggaaaaaaggggaaagCAACTAATTATGTGAAAAACTTATATGCAAGGAAGAAATTTAAGAACCATAAACGTTCAAGCAGACAGATGGGTCAACTAATTCTTTTTGGGCTTTGAATATCAAAGAGTGAGAGCAGCAGGAATGCTCCTATTGTAGTCCcgactctctctttcttgtttttgatTACTTGTGGTTAATTGTACATCCTTGTGTATAGCTGAGCTGTATGGTTCTCCTTTAAACTTCTGGATTGACACCTTGCccatctttctcttttcttaaattCAGTTAACATCACCCCacccaaaacattttttttggtattttagaTGATTAACATCCCCAAATTCCACATTTTTGGATCCTCTTGTGGTCCTGTAACTTCTGATATGCTATTTGGACCGAGGAAACagagagagaatttttttcATACATGTAATACTTTTATTTCTGGAAATTTATGTATCTGCCTTGTGAAATGTTCATGTTTGGATAGGCTGGTGGGAATAAGTCATCCTCCTGCCTGTATCTATATTTAAATTGCGGCCTGTATGTTATCACAATTCCCTGGATCCCTCCACGAGGGATCCATGGTCAAATTGGCTGGATTGGATGATCAAATCATAATCTTCCTTTTTCATTCCATTAGATGCAGGTAAGGTAATTCAGGTTTAACCTCCTGATATGCCAAAGATTTGAGGTTAATAATAGGATTTGCCCTTGCCCTAGTCTTTAGTTTTGGGGAGGCCCATCGATGGTGGGTCATGTTGCACAGGCAGGTGGGATAACTCTGTGTACTTTCCGGATTCcctgtatttatttatttattttttttcaaactcaAGTTATGCCTTAAGTGAATTCTGTTGTTTTCCTCATAAAAGTTTAAGATGTATGCTGAATTCAAAATCCTTTTTACAGAAAAACTGTATTGGGACGATTAAAAATGCTGCTAATGTCTGCTGCGTTCAGTTCTCTGCTCATTCCACCCATTTGCTGGCCTTTGGTTGTGCTGATTACAAGACCTTCTGCTATGATCTTCGGAATACAAGAATTCCGTGGTGTACATTGGCTGGGCATGGGAAGGCTGTTAGCTTTGTGAAGTTCTTAGATTCGGAAACCCTTATTTCTGCGTCCACTGACAACACCCTAAAGCTTTGGGATCTCAAAGAGACAAGTTCTAGTGGGTTATCGACAACTGCTTGCCGCCTAACTTTTAGAGGTCATACTAATGGAAAGGTTAGTTTCTCTATTTTAGATATTACTTGCATTTGTCCCTTTAAAAAAGCTGAATTATCTATTGACTTTTTTTCTGTTGTTTCCTCAGAACTTTGTGGGCTTAACCGTATCAGATGGATATATAGCATGCGGTTCAGAAACAAATGAGGTATATTAGTTTAAATCTCAGTTTCAAGTTCAATGTTTggtatttaaattttaggggcCCTCATGTGGCCCACAGCTAAAAAAGCTTGCCGCCAGAGTGAAGTCGCGGGTTTGAGTTGAGCGGCCACTTCATGCAAAAAAATGCTGAAGGTTCGGACCGACCACAGTCCGCTCTTCAGAGAACTCTGTGAAagtgggacttgcactgggtaAGCCATGTGAAGTATTGATCCTCCTTGCTATGGGTCCTGACTTTGAGTATTGTAAGCCAAGAAGGTTGCTTGATTGGATAATCCAAACAGAGAATTCCTAAgtgtgttttatttatttttttggtgtggaggaggaggaggagaggggggggggaggtgacaattcaaattttgaggactttgactctttcatttttttcttgtttatccTTAGGTATATGCTTATTATAGATCTTTGCCTATGCCCATCACTTCTCACAAGTTTGGCTCCTTTGATTCTGTTACTGGGAAAGAGACTGGTGATGATAATGGACAATTTGTTTCCAGCGTCTGTTGGAGAGGAAAGTCAAATACGGTTGTAGCTGCCAATTCTAGTGGAAGTATTAAACTGTTACAAATGGTGTGAGAAGTGGTTAACAATGTATGTTCAACCAAGGAAAGATGGACAGTTCTGAAGCTGAAGGTGCACAGCTTTGTGGTCCCAAAGATTCATTGAATCCTTGAGTGGGTGTAAATATTAGGGGTCTGAAAGAAGTCACTGTAAGATGAAGACCCCAACCAGAAGAGAAATTGAGCCATCAAATTCATTCAAATTTCAGTTGAACTGGGATTTGTGTCTCTGACTTTACTCGAAAGGGGCTGTGCCACCAGAAGCCACAGACAGGGTTGAATAGCTCCAACAATTACACAGTGTCAATGCTATGAGGTGTCAGGCCTTTTCTTCCTCATCATGCAAAAAATGCAGTTGATTCAGTTGAACACCTCTTGACGCTCTTTGTAAGAATGTGAAGAATTTGAAGGGACTACGATGAGCAATGTGTGACTGATTATGTATCTTCAACCACCAGTAAGTGCTTGAGGCTTACATACCAAAAACAATTGCTACCCTAACCAGAGAGGATGCCCAAGATGCAGAAGATTCTTTTGCTGAACCACTTGTTTATGAACCGAGGTTTGAGGCTTGGAAAACAGGTGAGGTGGTGGAAACAAGGAAAAGATTACTACAGAATCccaatttttattgtttctgtACTTCTGCTCACCAGTAAAGGCATAGTTGGAATTTAAGGTGTTGTGATGGGTACATGGCCAATCTTTTTAACCAGTATTCTGAAGGCAGTCCATGTTTTCAAGGAAGGAAATGCATATTTAACAAGTTTTCACATATTCCGAAATGTCCCAATTTGAATTATAGCGATGTAAATTATTGCCAAATTAAGTATTTGTATTATAAAATCAGATTTTCTTTTTGAggagagaagaggggggggggagtgttgaaagaagaaaagggaggggGTTAGTAGATACTTGATTCTTCATATTGTACATTGTACTtcattattattgttttcttcaGATCTTACTGCTTATTGTCAGTGTTTCCAATTTTAAGATTCTTTTTCATGTAAATGTATGTTCACTTGATCCATAAGATTATTATGCACGTATCTTAAGATGGTTAAATCATCCAAATGTGTACTTCCATGCACAGATGATTGTTATAGGCTAAGGAAACATACAGGTAGACTCTTGGGTTTGCATTTGGTCGATACTATTATGGGCATCTATTTTGTGGGACTAATCAAATGCATAGTCACATGTGCCTACTTGTATGCCACACCAGGCTTCAGTTGGTTCTGGGCAAAATCCATGTAGAAAGAATTTTATAATGTAAAATCGATATGAAAGAAGGGATATGACttgaaaaattttccttttacatgGTCTTACTTGGAAACAAGCAGAGCATTTGGAAATATGGTGCATATTACATCTGATTTTACAAATTACAATCAATATGCCTACCTCAAATTTTGATCTTCTCAACGAAGAGTGATAGGATATATGTCTTGCTCGTATGTATTGTGGATCTGGCTACAAAATACAACTTCTCTTGCTAACTGATCAGTAACACAGTTTCAGGCCAAAATCTAATCAGTCAGATGGTGAGGAGGAAATCAAGGCTCGGATGAAATCAGTCTAGGGCTAAAAGATTCAAGAACATTGACAATTTCAAATTGATTACTGTCTCctctccccttttcttttgGTGT is a window encoding:
- the LOC122664912 gene encoding protein SPA1-RELATED 2-like isoform X1 gives rise to the protein MERAGEEVTANDAAEGEHLRRKYNNQPLKPDGWNMLESSTMFLPPGSDWPGASPQVYRDALEGQSLKRFVNSVAGSEPATSSPSSMNDAGVRVEELTVKNYKNPNLATVGSSNSREEMQRWDQEWEVFYQLAGGLGSESLHGDMATRDKDPPMASNRDEVRSMFPPGASVQKPSPSKHSNQEHAEISKQLTTTNRDTISSNALSTGGVRSKVLSSSGFSQFFLKNTLKGKGVLSRYTGAQDGIDVADTGKNNGKTTCVTGVAFDASLAASAKAEDPPTQTVAGMGPAMIHGEISLREWMKSRSHKINKVESIHIFRQIVELVNLSHSQGVALPDVYPSCFVLLPSNQVKYIGSLAQRLESVINQDIPYLEHHLSRKRPFGQGMHGYNSTIHNKYSKQMMFIGQQPQFPARSGFRYKTLKESDISNMAVQELGYGLSDRYNSNIECNTVNKYGAPVVSNTTRQLMTSRHVQLEEKWYASPEELNDRECTFSSNIYSLGILLFELLSCFESWEVHAAAMSGIRNRILPPSFLSGNSMEAGFCLWLLHPSSRPTTRDILQHELVRESRELSYGGDLTSSVEEDDADSELLLHFLISLKEQKQNQASKLGEGIGSLEADIHEIEKRNLSKTTNALSQMLKESTTARELGFLKEPLRSDALYRLSPTSNKKEERLMKNISQLENVYFSMRSQVQIQDTDAITRSDKELLKNRDRWIPIQNESEVGGLNQINDPLGAFFSGLCKYARYSKFEVRGTLRNGDLLHPANVICSLSFDRDEDYFATAGVSKKIKIFEFNALLNDYVDIHYPVIEMASKSKLSCVCWNNYIKNYLASTDYEGVVQLWDASTGQGFSQFIDHEKRAWAVDFSRMDPTKLASGSDDFSVKIWSINEKNCIGTIKNAANVCCVQFSAHSTHLLAFGCADYKTFCYDLRNTRIPWCTLAGHGKAVSFVKFLDSETLISASTDNTLKLWDLKETSSSGLSTTACRLTFRGHTNGKNFVGLTVSDGYIACGSETNEVYAYYRSLPMPITSHKFGSFDSVTGKETGDDNGQFVSSVCWRGKSNTVVAANSSGSIKLLQMV